AGGAGCGATATTTCCTGGATACGGAAACTCGGGTGAGAGACGCCTGCTGCAGGAAACACTCGGCTGGGGCCCCGCCAAGCCGGGGCAGGGGGGTCAGCCAGGCCAGGCCGCCCAGACGGGCCAGTCTGGAGGCCCCAAGGAAGTGAGGACGTCCCTGACCCTAAGCCTACTGCCTGGGCAGCTGGAGACTGGAGACGATGATGACACCAGCCAGTCACAGCCACCACAGGATGTCTGAGTTTTGGGTTCTGGAGCCAGACATCCCTGGATTTAAATCTTGACTCAGTTGGTCtcagcctccattttctcatctgagaaATAATCGTTCTAAACTTTCTGGACACATGGGCACGGGCCTGATTTTTCGTTCTCTCCCATCCAGAGCATCCCAGGATATCGTCCCTCCAGCTGGTCCCCACGCCCAGCCCTGCTGGTCCAGGGGTCCAGGGACACCTTTCCATCATGGGATCTGACCATGTCCCTCTATCCTCTGTGGCTCTCCATTATCCTGGGAACAAAGTCCGGTTCCTCAGCTCTCTTGTGTCCCTGTCCCGAACCCCCACTCCCACTTCCAGGGAAGTTCTTGACTCCAGCAgccctggatctttttttttttttttttttttttttttaacgattttacttatttattcatgaaagacagagagagagagaggcagagacacaggcagagggagaagcaggctccatgcagggagcccgacatgggactcgatcccaggtctccaggatcatgccttgggctgaaggtggtgctaaatcactgagccacctgggctgccccgagcatctcccttcggctcagggcatgattctggagttccaggatcgagtcccacatcgggctctctgcaaggagcctgtttctccctctgcctgtctctgccttctctctgtgtctctcatgaataaataaataaaaatttttaaaaaagattttatttatttgagagagagagagagagagagagagagagagagagagagaaggagcagagggaagggcagacagagaaggagaaatagactcccttctgatcagggagccagatgatctgatgacatggggctcatcccaggactctaggatcatgacctgagccaaaggcagatgcttaaccgacttagccacctaggcgcccctgccCTGGACCTTTAATTCTAAAGATTATCTCTTAATTTGTGCTCTCAGACTAAAATGCCTTGTTCTTCTTCCTCCAAGGCCCTCCCTCAGAGGTCCcacctccaggcagccctcctgATTGCCCCAAGTATAGCCCTTCCTCCCCCTGGGGGAATCCCCAgctccatccctcccttcctaCAGACCTACCATGTAACTCTGACTCCCCCAAGTTGGTGGCTCCCCTaggagcagggcagcagggaaTGAATACCTGTCAGGGAGCAATCCACAGACCCCCTCCCTGACCCTGTGGTCCAGCCAGCCGATGAGGTTGTGACTCTTTAGGGATTTCCTGTGACCTCTATAAATAACCCCTATGGCTGCTTCCCACAAACCACCTCACCCTTCTTGGAAAAAAGGGACTGTAGCCAAGGACCTCAGTCCAGCTGTGtgccagggcctgggagaggggggtggggcccaggcatcCTGCCCCAAGAACTTCTCTCTCCCAACCCAGACCCCACTTACCCCTCCTGGGAGCCCTCTGGTCCCTCCCAGCGTGGAGGACATCTGGACACCCTCCTATGGCATTGTTTCTCTTGTCTGGGTATCGTTTGTAGTCCCGAAAAATAGACATAATAACAATATTCATGGACTCAGCCCACGAGTGATCCTTTCCCTCCTTGAGCCCCCCACACTCGGCAGCCCTAGGTGctgaacaagaaaacaaaccaatagTGACAGATTGCCATGAAGTCCGTgaagacacggggggggggggggggggggggaggattcCAGATGCTTCCTGAAAACTCTCTTCATATTCTTCATCGGCCCTGGATACCTCCCAGCCTTTGCTCAGGTGTTCCCTAAAACCTGAGAGCTTCTATCTTCCATCACCTGAGATAGGACTCTTTCTGATTCTGGAAGGGATCCTGAATCTATTTAAGACTGTTTCTACCCGTGGCAAGGAAAGTTAAACATTTACCTGCTGCCACGTGGTGTGGAAACCTGTCTCCCAGGGTCCTTAGAAGGCCAGAGCTTTGATGGGTGGgcgcccccccaacccctgcctggACCTCCTTTTGTTGGAGCAAGGCGCCCTCTGCTGGTGCGCCACCAACATAGCAGGCCCCTGTGAGTCTCAGAATCCAAGACCTcagcactaattcaaagggacataTGCACCCCCACATTCGCagcagtattatctacaatagccaaatcatggaagcagcccaagtgtccattaacagatgaatggataaataagatgttacatatatacaatggaatgttattcagccacaaaaaagaatgaaatcttgccatttgcaaaaacaacaCGGTTGGAGCtatagagtataatgctaagcgaatttgtcagagaaagacaaataccacacgatttcactcaaatgtggaatttaagaaacaaaacaaacaggcaaagggaaaagagagagagagagagcaagaaacagAGAACTCCAGAGAACACattgctggttaccagaggggaggtgggtgggcaggtgaTGGGTAAAATAGGGGATGGGAATTAAGaggtgcacttgtcatgatgagcactgcaTACGGTATAGAAGTGTTGAgtcggggcacccgggtggctcagtggttgagcatctgcctttggctgaggtcgtgatcccagggtcctggggtcgagtcccacattgggctcccccctctgcctgtccctgtctctctctctgtgcgtctctcatcaataaataaataaaatctttaaagaaaaaaaaaagaagtgttgaatcactacattgtatacctgaaactaatataacacagtatgttaactatactggaattaaaattttaaaaacttaataaaagaaaggatgaagggatccctgggtggtgcagcggtttagcgcctgcctttggcccaaggcatgatcctggagacccgggatcgaatcccacgttgggctcccggtgcatggagcctgtttctccctctgcctgtgtttctgcctctctctctctctctctctctctctctctgtgactatcataaataaaaattaaaaaaaaaagaaaggattaaaaaaaatcaaagacctaTCAATCAGatgctccctctcttcctccactcatctccctcctctctccccctcactcacTACTTCAGCCATACTGGCCACCTCACTGTTCCTTGAACACACTATGAGGctcccacctcaggacctttgcacatgctgtgccctctgcctgggaTACTGTCATCAATGTCCTCCATCTGGTTTCCTTCTCACCATTCGGCTGACAGTACCAATGGCACCTCTGCAAGGCAGCTTGCCCTCATGTACCTGAGCAGGGAGGTCTCCTCATCAGAAGCTCACATGGCAGCCATCAGATCTCACCATAAGGAAACAGGTTTCTAACATGGGCAGGGGCAGCATCTGTGACAATCTGTGTCCCTCTGTGCCCAGCATCCTGCACTCAACCTGTTGCACAGAAGGCCTGCAGCAAACTCAAATCGGAAGTCCAAACAAACCTATGTGCAAATCCCAAAGGTGGGGATGTCCAGCAAGTAACTAAGTCTCTGAGCattagtttccccatctgtaaaactaaaagaaaatactctTTGTGTTGTGCTGTTATGAAAACCCAATAAAATCATGCGTGTAATtctagcacacagcaggtgcttgaTAGTTACGGAGGGAATGAATGCATAAGCTTGGACGGCATTGGGACCCAGGATCTTGCaaggctcttttattttttttttcttcttttttttttctcccttcccacccctcaaggctcttttaaatattaaaaggcaAAGCTTCAAGATTAATACTAAAAAGAATGACAACTTGCAGAGCAAATACACAACTTATGTacaaaatataagacaaaacatatatatattttaagattttatttatttattcatgagagacatccagagagaggcagagatacaggcagagggacaagcaggctccctgcagggagcctgatacagaactcgatcccaggacccggggatcacgacctgagcccaaggcagatgctcaatcactgagccatccaggtgcctgacaaaacatattttataggTGTGTCCACAAGTATGTAAAAGAGCAGAGAAAATCCTGGAAGTACACAAGTTAAGCCGTGATCCCCAAGGGATGGGAGGGAGATTGCCATGTTTAGGCATTTCTGAATCACCTGAATTTTGTCTGTTCCTTTggtatttgcaaaataaattaagaaCTACAAAACAAAGACCCCTGAGgccctcccaaagaccccaccccCATCCAACCATCCACTCCTACTCCCTCCAGCATCGGACACCCAAAGGGACCTCCGTTCAGTTCCATCCAAGGCTTGAACCCCTAGCATTTCCCCACAAGGGAATGTGGCTGGCTGTAGCTTACTTACTGCCAGCAACAGGGAGCTCACCATTTCTGAGGCAGCTGGTTTGCTCATTATTCTGGGGACAAGGTCTTTCCCCATGGGATGAAATTCTCACTTGGCCTAAGCTGTGCCCACATGCCTCAGGGCTTCTGGCTGAGAGCTTCAGTGGTCCTCTCACTTGCCCACACAGAAGTCCCGGAAGATGATGTCCAGGATCTCCTCAGTGTCCCCTCCACCGGTGATGCGGGCCAGGTGGCCACGGGCGAGTCTCAGCGCCTCAGCAGCCAGGGCTAGGTCTTTTGTCTGCTTGTAGTGGCTGAGAGCATCCAGGCAGCCCTGGAGATGATGCTGGTGCCTTGCCCGCGTCAGAAGTGGTGGGCCTGTAGACGGGTCCCCACACCTGCAAGGGACAAACCATGCAGTCTTTCTCACCTTTCACAACTACCACTGGAAGGGGGATGCTCACTTGCGCTCTGTAGGTACAGAAAACGAGCCTGGGGGCAGATAGGCATCCAAGGCCAGTGGCTCAGCCCTGACTTGAAGGCAGGCTGAGGCAGGCTGCGGGGCAGGGACAGGCGGAGGGATGGGCGGAGGGGCGCGGGGTGGAGGGTGGCTCACACTTCAGCCAGCTCCTTCCTCAGCGCCTCCAGGAGGCCGTCCAATCCCTCTCCGGTCAAGCAGGACAGCAGCAGATGCGGAGGCAGGTGGGGACTGAGGTCTGGGCCCCCTCGAGGCAGTAAGTCCGATTTGTTCAGCACCAGCAGGAGGCGCTGGCTGTTCTCACTGGGGCTCCCAGCTCCCGCGGGGACGACAACGGTGTCCAGGAAGCTGCGGCTGGACGGAGAGGCCAGGTCCGTAGCATCTAGCACGGCCAGAATGAGATCAGCCTGCTCCAGCCTGGGGGAACAGGGAGAACCAACCGGGCATTGACCCCAGAGTTGAGTAATTAAGGGCATGAAGATTAAGGAGGGCGGAAGGGCCGGGTAGGTGAAGGCGGGGCGGGGTGTAGTATGTGGGGCGGGgcaagaggggaggggcaggagcagaggctgaatttcattttatttattcacgagagacacccagagagaggcagagacaccggcagagggagaagtagacccctggcccgatgcgggactccccggactcctggatcacgacctgagccaaaggcagaggctcaaccgctgagccactcaagcgtcccAGAGGCTTAATTTTAACTGTTGTTCTCCCCATATCAGAGTCCCCGCTCGAGGGAGCTTAGCAGCCTTTCGTGATTTGAGAAGGACCCAAAATAAATGCAGCAAGGAGAAACGGGAACGGAAGGGCTCTGtctccccatcccaccaccctgcaGGCCTACCTCTGGCGGGCGCGCCGCACGCCCTCCTGCTCCACCGGCCCCGCGCCCTCCCGCAACCCCGCCGTGTCGCTCAGCAGCGCGGGGAACCCAGCCAGGTCCACGGGGGTCTCCAGCACGTCGCGGGTGGTCCCCGGCTCCGGCGACACTATGGACACAGGCTTCCGGCCTAGGATGGAGTGGGGAGTAAGGGTTATCACcaagggggcggggcagaggcgacggcgcccctcccccaggctccacCTCCCGGCTAGACTGCGCGGCCATCCTCGAGGCCCCTCCCTCATACCTGAGCAGCACCCCAgttccctgccccgcccccgacactaggccccgcctccgcccgccTCCCACGCACTGAGTAGGTTCACCAGGCTGCTCTTGCCGGCGTTGGGGGGGCCTGTGACCACTATGTGCGCTCCTGAACGAAGCCTCTGCCCGCGCCTGGCATCTCGAAGATGTGCGCTCAGCGCCAGCTCCAGCTCCCGCACTTGGCTGTTGGCTGTGGATGGAagaaagcagaggggaaaggatgTGGGAGCTTCATAGGGCTAAGATGCCAGGTGTCCCCAACCCTTAGGAGGACTCACCTCGCTCGAGGACACCCTCCTCCAGGTTGTCATCCTCACCAAAATCGATATAGGCCTCCACATGAGccagagcctgggggagggggggtaggtAGGGAGGTGGAGGTGTGGTCGTTCAAGAACCCAGGTCCAGCCTGACCTAAGGGACCAGACTGGAGGCTCAGGCACAGGAAGTTCTCACACACAGAATGGCAGGTGGGGTCTCTAAGAGGAGAATGGGTGCAGAGGGGGCTTGCCTTGGTGAGAGTCTTGGCCCAGCCATGGCAGAGGTGGCCCAGTTCCCCATCCAGCTGCCTCAGTGCCTGCCGCCGCTGCGCCTCGGTTTCTGCATGAATTAGATCCGCCAGCCCCTCCACCTCGGTCAGGCTCAGCTTTCCGTGAGCGAATGCCCGCCTGGTGAACTCACCGGCCTCGGCGGGCCGCAGCCCTGGCACACTGCCTGCGGGAAGGTACTGGGTCCTGAGCTCCCTGGCCCCCACGGGGTCCCCTGGCAGAGCCAGACTTCGAGCCCAAGGCTGCAGACTCACCCAGGGCCTGCAGGACGCCACTCACCACCGCCGAGCCTCCATGCACGTGGAATTCTGCGCAGTCCTCACCCGTGAAACTTTGGGGACCTGGTGTGGCGAGATGGGAGTCGAAGAGTGCGGCTAGGCAAACGccgggcaggtgtgtgtgtgtgtgtgtgtgtgtgtgtgtgtgtgtggaaactGGGTCAGGAGAGCTACAGCAGGTTCGGGATCTGGAGCCCCTCACCTGGGAACCAGAGCACCAGCGCGCGGTCCAACGGCTCCCTGGAATGGGGATGGCTG
This window of the Canis lupus dingo isolate Sandy chromosome 20, ASM325472v2, whole genome shotgun sequence genome carries:
- the GTPBP3 gene encoding tRNA modification GTPase GTPBP3, mitochondrial isoform X2 is translated as MWRGLWSLVARGARGPRRSCTRQGSGAPVPGAGTTIFALSSGQGRCGIAVIRTSGPASGHALRSLTASRDLPPARSACLRLLSHPHSREPLDRALVLWFPGPQSFTGEDCAEFHVHGGSAVVSGVLQALGSVPGLRPAEAGEFTRRAFAHGKLSLTEVEGLADLIHAETEAQRRQALRQLDGELGHLCHGWAKTLTKALAHVEAYIDFGEDDNLEEGVLERANSQVRELELALSAHLRDARRGQRLRSGAHIVVTGPPNAGKSSLVNLLSRKPVSIVSPEPGTTRDVLETPVDLAGFPALLSDTAGLREGAGPVEQEGVRRARQRLEQADLILAVLDATDLASPSSRSFLDTVVVPAGAGSPSENSQRLLLVLNKSDLLPRGGPDLSPHLPPHLLLSCLTGEGLDGLLEALRKELAEVCGDPSTGPPLLTRARHQHHLQGCLDALSHYKQTKDLALAAEALRLARGHLARITGGGDTEEILDIIFRDFCVGK
- the GTPBP3 gene encoding tRNA modification GTPase GTPBP3, mitochondrial isoform X1, giving the protein MYPSPCRRPTSGSPSGLRRPTLPIPQPQSLPRGISPLPVHLLSAKEPPRGTDPLLCSPRSCTRQGSGAPVPGAGTTIFALSSGQGRCGIAVIRTSGPASGHALRSLTASRDLPPARSACLRLLSHPHSREPLDRALVLWFPGPQSFTGEDCAEFHVHGGSAVVSGVLQALGSVPGLRPAEAGEFTRRAFAHGKLSLTEVEGLADLIHAETEAQRRQALRQLDGELGHLCHGWAKTLTKALAHVEAYIDFGEDDNLEEGVLERANSQVRELELALSAHLRDARRGQRLRSGAHIVVTGPPNAGKSSLVNLLSRKPVSIVSPEPGTTRDVLETPVDLAGFPALLSDTAGLREGAGPVEQEGVRRARQRLEQADLILAVLDATDLASPSSRSFLDTVVVPAGAGSPSENSQRLLLVLNKSDLLPRGGPDLSPHLPPHLLLSCLTGEGLDGLLEALRKELAEVCGDPSTGPPLLTRARHQHHLQGCLDALSHYKQTKDLALAAEALRLARGHLARITGGGDTEEILDIIFRDFCVGK